In Polaromonas sp. JS666, one genomic interval encodes:
- the atpG gene encoding F0F1 ATP synthase subunit gamma produces MAAGKEIRGKIKSVENTKKITKAMEMVAASKMRKAQERMRAARPYSDKIRNVAANLSQANPEYTHAFMESNDAKATGFIVVTTDKGLCGGLNTNVLRAVTSKLKDLQAAGHDALAVAIGNKGLGFLNRVGAKVVSHATQLGDKPHLEKLIGPVKVLLDAYSEGKINAVYLCYTKFINTMRQEPVVEQLLPLTAAHLQADKDQHGWDYIYEPDAQTVIDDLLLRYVEALIYQAVAENMASEQSARMVAMKAATDNAGSVIGELKLIYNKTRQAAITKELSEIVAGAAAV; encoded by the coding sequence ATGGCAGCAGGCAAGGAAATACGCGGCAAGATCAAATCGGTGGAAAACACCAAGAAGATCACCAAGGCCATGGAAATGGTGGCCGCCTCCAAAATGCGCAAGGCGCAGGAACGGATGCGCGCCGCCCGTCCTTACAGCGACAAGATTCGCAACGTCGCGGCCAACCTGAGTCAGGCCAACCCCGAATACACCCATGCCTTCATGGAGTCCAACGACGCCAAGGCCACCGGGTTTATCGTGGTGACGACTGACAAGGGCCTGTGCGGCGGTTTGAACACCAATGTACTCCGGGCGGTCACCAGCAAGCTCAAGGATCTGCAGGCTGCGGGACATGATGCGCTGGCCGTGGCCATTGGAAACAAGGGCCTGGGTTTCCTTAACCGGGTCGGCGCCAAAGTGGTGTCGCATGCCACCCAGCTGGGTGACAAGCCGCACCTCGAAAAACTGATTGGCCCCGTCAAGGTGCTGCTCGACGCCTACAGCGAAGGCAAGATCAATGCGGTCTACCTGTGCTACACCAAGTTCATCAACACCATGCGCCAGGAACCGGTGGTTGAGCAGTTGCTGCCGTTGACGGCGGCTCATCTGCAGGCCGACAAGGACCAGCATGGCTGGGACTATATCTACGAGCCGGACGCGCAGACCGTGATTGACGACCTGCTGCTCCGCTATGTGGAGGCGCTGATTTACCAGGCCGTGGCCGAAAACATGGCGTCCGAGCAGTCGGCCCGCATGGTGGCCATGAAGGCTGCAACCGACAACGCCGGCAGCGTCATTGGCGAACTCAAGCTGATCTACAACAAAACGCGTCAAGCGGCGATCACGAAAGAACTTTCGGAAATCGTTGCCGGTGCAGCAGCTGTCTGA
- the atpA gene encoding F0F1 ATP synthase subunit alpha codes for MQLNPAEISELIKSRIEGLTVSADIRNQGTVVSVTDGIVRIHGLSDVMQGEMLEFPATADGTPTYGLALNLERDSVGSVILGEYEHIAEGDTVKCTGRILEVPVGPELLGRVVNALGQPIDGKGPINAKMTDVIEKVAPGVIARKSVDQPLQTGLKSIDSMVPVGRGQRELIIGDRQTGKTAVAIDAIINQKGKGVSCVYVAIGQKASSIKNVVRSLEQAGAMEYTIVVAASASESAAMQYVSAYSGCTMGEYFRDRGEDALIVYDDLSKQAVAYRQVSLLLRRPPGREAYPGDVFYLHSRLLERAARVNEKYVEDFTKGAVKGKTGSLTALPIIETQAGDVSAFVPTNVISITDGQIFLETSLFNAGIRPAINAGISVSRVGGAAQTKLIKNLSGGIRTDLAQYRELAAFAQFASDLDEATRKQLDRGARVTELLKQAQYSPLSISNMAATLFAVNKGFMDDVEVKKVLAFEHGLHAWLKDKNAALMAKLEANKAMDKDAEAELNTAVAAFKKAFA; via the coding sequence ATGCAACTCAATCCCGCAGAAATTTCTGAACTGATCAAGAGCCGTATCGAAGGCCTGACTGTCAGTGCCGACATTCGCAACCAGGGCACCGTGGTTTCGGTGACCGACGGTATTGTCCGCATCCACGGCCTGTCCGATGTGATGCAGGGCGAGATGCTGGAATTCCCCGCGACCGCCGACGGCACGCCTACTTACGGCCTGGCGCTGAACCTCGAGCGTGACTCGGTCGGCTCCGTGATTCTGGGCGAGTACGAGCACATTGCCGAAGGCGACACCGTCAAGTGCACGGGCCGCATTCTGGAAGTACCGGTCGGACCGGAGCTGCTGGGCCGTGTGGTCAACGCGCTGGGCCAGCCGATCGACGGCAAAGGCCCGATCAATGCCAAGATGACCGACGTGATCGAAAAGGTGGCGCCCGGGGTGATCGCCCGTAAATCCGTTGACCAGCCCCTGCAGACCGGCCTGAAGTCCATCGACTCCATGGTGCCCGTCGGCCGTGGCCAGCGCGAACTGATCATCGGCGACCGCCAGACCGGCAAGACCGCCGTGGCCATCGACGCCATCATCAACCAGAAGGGCAAAGGCGTTTCCTGCGTCTATGTCGCGATCGGCCAGAAGGCCTCCTCGATCAAGAACGTGGTTCGCTCGCTGGAGCAGGCCGGCGCGATGGAGTACACCATTGTGGTGGCGGCTTCCGCTTCCGAGTCGGCCGCCATGCAATATGTGAGCGCCTACTCCGGCTGTACGATGGGCGAATACTTCCGCGATCGTGGTGAAGATGCGCTGATTGTGTATGACGATCTGTCCAAGCAGGCCGTGGCTTACCGCCAGGTCTCGTTGCTGCTGCGCCGTCCACCCGGCCGCGAAGCCTACCCTGGCGACGTGTTCTATCTGCACAGCCGCCTGCTCGAGCGCGCAGCCCGCGTGAACGAGAAGTATGTTGAAGACTTCACCAAAGGCGCCGTCAAGGGCAAGACCGGCTCGCTGACCGCACTGCCGATCATCGAAACGCAGGCTGGCGACGTGTCCGCTTTCGTGCCGACCAACGTGATCTCGATCACCGACGGCCAGATCTTCCTGGAAACCAGCCTGTTCAACGCCGGTATCCGTCCCGCGATCAACGCCGGTATCTCGGTGTCCCGCGTCGGTGGCGCCGCCCAGACCAAGCTGATCAAGAACCTGTCCGGCGGTATCCGTACCGACCTGGCCCAGTACCGTGAACTGGCCGCTTTTGCGCAGTTCGCTTCCGACCTGGATGAAGCCACCCGCAAGCAGCTGGACCGCGGTGCCCGCGTGACCGAGTTGCTCAAGCAGGCCCAGTACTCGCCCCTGTCCATCTCCAACATGGCCGCCACGCTGTTCGCTGTGAACAAGGGCTTCATGGATGACGTGGAAGTCAAGAAGGTCCTGGCTTTCGAGCACGGCCTGCATGCCTGGCTCAAGGACAAGAACGCTGCGCTGATGGCCAAGCTGGAAGCCAACAAGGCCATGGACAAGGACGCCGAGGCCGAGTTGAACACGGCAGTGGCTGCGTTCAAGAAGGCGTTTGCCTGA
- a CDS encoding F0F1 ATP synthase subunit delta, whose amino-acid sequence MAELATIARPYAEALFKASGSDLGAAAAWLDELAAIAANVQLQQFAGNPGVTVTQTFDVISGVAKSQLPDAAKNFLRTVIENGRISVLPEIAAQFRVLKNAQSGSSDATVYSAFPLEGPALADLAATLEKRFGRKLNFAVELEPALIGGVRVVVGDEVLDTSVKARLEQMKVALIS is encoded by the coding sequence ATGGCCGAACTAGCCACCATTGCCCGTCCCTACGCTGAAGCGCTGTTCAAGGCCTCCGGGTCTGATCTGGGCGCCGCCGCTGCCTGGCTCGATGAACTGGCGGCCATTGCCGCCAACGTGCAACTGCAGCAGTTTGCCGGCAATCCCGGCGTCACGGTGACCCAGACTTTTGACGTGATCTCCGGCGTTGCCAAAAGCCAGCTGCCGGACGCCGCGAAGAATTTCCTGCGCACCGTCATCGAGAACGGCCGCATCAGCGTCCTGCCGGAAATTGCCGCCCAGTTCCGCGTGCTGAAAAATGCGCAGAGCGGTTCCTCCGATGCCACCGTATACAGCGCATTTCCGCTGGAAGGTCCGGCATTGGCTGATCTGGCTGCAACGCTGGAAAAGCGCTTCGGCCGCAAGCTCAACTTCGCGGTGGAGCTGGAGCCGGCCCTGATTGGCGGCGTACGTGTCGTGGTGGGTGACGAGGTGCTGGACACCTCGGTGAAAGCCCGTTTAGAGCAAATGAAAGTGGCGCTGATTTCTTGA
- a CDS encoding TPM domain-containing protein, whose protein sequence is MLAMLLAGWLSLAWAQGVQAVPALTAHVMDSTGTLDAAQRAALEAKLTAFEQARGAQVVMLIVATTQPEDIAAYAQRVGDTWKIGRKDIGDGLLLVVAKNDRKVRIETTKALEGAIPDLAARQIIESAITPRFRQGDFAGGLNAAADQIMARISGENLPTPESKSASRQQDSGFDWMDLAVFLFFAVPIGARIISGVLGRKAGSVATGGAVGVLAWIFTSSLVVAGIAALVGLVFALFASLGSLGRGSRSSGWGGPGTMGGFGSGGGSWGGSSGGGFSSGGGGDFGGGGASGDW, encoded by the coding sequence ATGCTGGCCATGCTGCTGGCCGGCTGGCTGTCGCTGGCGTGGGCGCAAGGCGTGCAGGCGGTGCCGGCCCTGACGGCCCATGTCATGGACAGTACCGGTACGCTGGACGCGGCCCAGCGCGCGGCGCTTGAGGCCAAGCTGACGGCCTTTGAGCAAGCGCGCGGCGCCCAGGTCGTGATGCTGATCGTGGCGACCACCCAGCCCGAAGACATCGCCGCCTACGCCCAGCGGGTGGGCGACACCTGGAAGATAGGGCGCAAGGATATCGGTGATGGCCTGCTGCTGGTGGTCGCAAAGAACGACCGAAAGGTCCGGATCGAAACCACCAAAGCCCTTGAAGGCGCCATTCCCGACCTGGCGGCGCGCCAGATCATCGAGAGCGCGATTACCCCACGCTTCAGGCAGGGCGACTTTGCCGGCGGTCTGAACGCTGCCGCGGACCAGATCATGGCGCGCATCAGTGGGGAGAACCTGCCCACCCCCGAGAGCAAGAGCGCAAGCCGCCAGCAGGACAGCGGCTTCGACTGGATGGACCTGGCCGTCTTCCTGTTTTTTGCAGTGCCCATTGGCGCCCGCATCATTTCCGGTGTGCTGGGGCGCAAGGCCGGTTCGGTGGCCACCGGCGGCGCGGTTGGCGTGCTGGCCTGGATATTCACCAGCAGCTTGGTTGTCGCCGGCATCGCCGCGCTGGTGGGCCTGGTATTCGCCCTGTTTGCAAGCCTGGGCTCGCTGGGCCGGGGTAGCCGCTCTTCGGGCTGGGGTGGCCCGGGCACCATGGGAGGCTTTGGTAGTGGCGGTGGCAGTTGGGGCGGCAGCAGCGGCGGCGGCTTCAGCAGCGGTGGCGGTGGAGACTTTGGGGGCGGCGGCGCCTCGGGTGACTGGTAG
- a CDS encoding F0F1 ATP synthase subunit epsilon, producing the protein MNTIHVDVVSAEESIFSGEARFVALPGEAGELGIYPRHTPLITRIKPGAVRIEKEDGTEEFVFVAGGLLEVQPNCVTVLSDTAIRGKDLDETKASEAKAAAEEALKNARSDIDIAMAQSELTVMAAQIAALRKYRQKK; encoded by the coding sequence ATGAATACCATCCACGTCGACGTCGTCAGCGCAGAAGAGTCCATCTTCTCCGGTGAAGCCAGGTTTGTGGCTTTACCCGGTGAGGCCGGCGAGCTGGGGATTTACCCGCGCCACACGCCGCTGATCACCCGCATCAAGCCGGGTGCCGTGCGCATTGAAAAAGAGGATGGCACGGAAGAGTTTGTGTTTGTGGCCGGTGGACTGCTGGAAGTGCAGCCCAATTGCGTGACGGTCTTGAGCGACACCGCCATTCGTGGCAAGGACCTGGACGAGACCAAGGCCAGCGAAGCCAAGGCAGCCGCGGAAGAGGCACTGAAAAACGCCAGAAGCGACATTGACATCGCCATGGCCCAGTCTGAACTCACCGTCATGGCCGCCCAGATTGCCGCACTGCGCAAATACCGCCAGAAAAAATAA
- a CDS encoding TPM domain-containing protein, whose product MANKLKTFIKHLWMDASDARRAIPPDMLQRVTQRVAASERRHSGEIRICVEASLPASYLWRLSQQQPISALTRQRALSLFGKLRVWDTEHNNGVLIYVLLAEHAIEIVADRGVARHVSPAQWQAMVARMASAFREKRYEDGLTQALEETSAVLMTHFAVNATQNGSPGQSNELPDTPLLQ is encoded by the coding sequence ATGGCGAACAAGCTCAAAACCTTTATCAAGCACCTGTGGATGGACGCCTCCGATGCCCGGCGCGCGATCCCGCCCGACATGCTGCAGCGCGTGACACAGCGGGTGGCTGCCAGCGAGCGTCGCCACAGCGGCGAAATCCGCATTTGCGTGGAAGCGTCTTTGCCAGCCAGCTATCTGTGGCGATTGAGCCAGCAGCAACCCATCAGCGCCCTGACGCGGCAGCGTGCGCTGAGCCTGTTTGGCAAGCTGCGCGTCTGGGACACCGAGCACAACAACGGTGTGCTCATTTATGTGCTGCTGGCCGAGCATGCCATCGAAATTGTGGCGGACCGCGGCGTGGCCCGGCATGTGAGCCCGGCGCAGTGGCAGGCCATGGTGGCACGCATGGCCAGCGCGTTCCGGGAAAAGCGCTATGAAGACGGGCTGACCCAGGCGCTTGAAGAAACCTCGGCCGTCTTGATGACGCACTTCGCGGTGAATGCGACGCAGAACGGTTCGCCCGGCCAGTCAAACGAGTTGCCGGACACCCCCCTGCTTCAGTAA
- the atpE gene encoding F0F1 ATP synthase subunit C, with amino-acid sequence MEHVLGFVALAAGLIIGLGAVGACIGIGIMGSKYLEAAARQPELMNELQTKMFLLAGLIDAAFLIGVGIAMMFAFANPFVLK; translated from the coding sequence ATGGAACACGTTCTCGGTTTCGTCGCTTTGGCCGCTGGCCTGATTATTGGCCTGGGCGCTGTCGGCGCATGTATCGGCATCGGCATCATGGGTAGCAAATACCTCGAAGCCGCTGCCCGCCAGCCTGAGCTGATGAATGAACTGCAAACCAAGATGTTCCTGCTCGCAGGTCTGATCGACGCCGCCTTCCTGATCGGCGTGGGTATCGCGATGATGTTCGCGTTTGCCAATCCTTTTGTGCTGAAGTAA
- a CDS encoding LemA family protein — translation MKSRSFSFAGWMMAAALSALLTGCGYNDFQRLDEQTKSAWSEVLNQYQRRADLVPNIVATVKGEAAFEQDTLTKVIEARAKATSIQVTPETLNDPAAFNKFQQAQGELGSALSRLMVVSERYPELKANQGFRDLRVQLEGTENRITVARNRYIQAVQEYNVLTRSFPSNLTAMVFSYSVKPNFNVQNEAQISTPPVVDFKK, via the coding sequence ATGAAATCCCGTAGTTTTAGTTTTGCCGGCTGGATGATGGCGGCCGCGCTGAGCGCGCTGCTCACCGGTTGCGGCTACAACGACTTTCAGCGCCTGGACGAGCAGACCAAATCCGCCTGGTCCGAGGTGCTGAACCAGTACCAGCGCCGCGCTGACCTGGTCCCCAACATTGTCGCCACTGTCAAGGGCGAGGCCGCTTTCGAGCAGGACACGTTGACCAAGGTCATAGAGGCGCGCGCCAAGGCCACATCCATCCAGGTCACGCCCGAAACCCTGAACGACCCGGCCGCCTTCAACAAATTCCAGCAGGCCCAGGGCGAACTCGGCAGCGCGCTCAGCCGGCTGATGGTGGTCAGCGAGCGCTATCCCGAACTCAAGGCCAACCAGGGTTTTCGTGACTTGCGGGTACAGCTGGAAGGCACCGAAAACCGCATCACGGTGGCGCGCAATCGCTACATCCAGGCGGTGCAGGAGTACAACGTGCTGACACGCAGCTTCCCCAGCAACCTGACGGCCATGGTGTTCAGCTACAGCGTCAAACCCAACTTCAATGTGCAGAACGAGGCACAGATCTCCACACCGCCTGTCGTTGACTTCAAGAAATAA
- the atpD gene encoding F0F1 ATP synthase subunit beta, which translates to MAQAQGKIVQCIGAVVDVEFARDQMPKIYDALKMEGSALTLEVQQQLGDGIVRTIALGTSDGLRRGNTVYNTGANITVPVGKATLGRIMDVLGAPIDERGPVDQTLTAPIHRKAPAYDELSPSQELLETGIKVIDLVCPFAKGGKVGLFGGAGVGKTVNMMELINNIAKAHSGLSVFAGVGERTREGNDFYHEMADSGVVNLENLGESKVAMVYGQMNEPPGNRLRVALTGLTIAESFRDEGRDVLFFVDNIYRYTLAGTEVSALLGRMPSAVGYQPTLAEEMGRLQERITSTKVGSITSIQAVYVPADDLTDPSPATTFAHLDSTVVLSRDIASLGIYPAVDPLDSTSRQLDPNVVGEDHYATARAVQGTLQRYKELRDIIAILGMDELAPEDKLAVARARKIQRFLSQPFHVAEVFTGSPGKYVSLAETIRGFKMIVAGECDHLPEQAFYMVGTIDEAFEKAKKV; encoded by the coding sequence ATGGCTCAGGCTCAAGGCAAGATTGTTCAGTGTATTGGTGCGGTGGTGGACGTGGAGTTTGCGCGTGACCAGATGCCCAAGATTTATGACGCACTCAAGATGGAAGGCTCCGCGCTGACGCTGGAAGTCCAGCAGCAGCTGGGTGACGGGATTGTGCGTACCATCGCGCTGGGCACGTCGGATGGCCTGCGCCGCGGCAACACGGTGTACAACACCGGCGCCAACATCACGGTTCCCGTGGGCAAGGCCACGCTGGGCCGCATCATGGACGTGCTGGGTGCGCCCATCGACGAGCGCGGCCCGGTTGATCAGACGCTGACCGCCCCGATTCACCGCAAGGCTCCAGCCTACGACGAACTGTCGCCATCGCAGGAACTGCTGGAAACCGGCATCAAGGTGATTGACTTGGTGTGCCCGTTCGCCAAGGGCGGCAAGGTGGGCCTGTTCGGCGGCGCCGGCGTCGGCAAGACCGTGAACATGATGGAGCTCATCAACAACATCGCCAAGGCGCACTCGGGCCTGTCCGTGTTTGCCGGTGTGGGCGAGCGTACCCGTGAAGGCAACGACTTCTACCACGAGATGGCCGATTCCGGCGTGGTGAACCTCGAGAACCTCGGCGAGTCCAAAGTGGCCATGGTGTATGGCCAGATGAACGAGCCCCCAGGCAACCGTCTGCGCGTGGCGCTGACCGGCCTGACGATCGCCGAGTCCTTCCGTGACGAAGGCCGCGACGTGCTGTTCTTCGTGGACAACATCTACCGCTACACGCTGGCTGGTACCGAAGTGTCTGCGCTGCTGGGCCGCATGCCTTCCGCCGTGGGCTACCAGCCAACGCTGGCCGAGGAAATGGGTCGCCTGCAAGAGCGTATTACCTCCACCAAGGTCGGTTCCATCACGTCCATCCAGGCCGTTTACGTGCCGGCGGACGACTTGACCGACCCCTCGCCTGCCACGACCTTTGCCCACCTGGACTCCACCGTGGTGCTGAGCCGTGACATCGCCTCGTTGGGTATCTACCCCGCCGTGGACCCGTTGGATTCGACCAGCCGCCAGCTCGACCCCAACGTGGTGGGTGAAGACCACTACGCCACTGCCCGTGCAGTGCAGGGCACGCTGCAGCGTTACAAGGAACTGCGCGACATTATTGCGATTCTGGGCATGGACGAACTGGCCCCTGAAGACAAGCTGGCCGTGGCCCGCGCCCGCAAGATCCAGCGTTTCCTGTCGCAGCCCTTCCACGTCGCTGAAGTGTTCACCGGCTCGCCCGGCAAGTACGTGAGCCTGGCCGAAACCATTCGCGGCTTCAAGATGATTGTGGCTGGCGAGTGTGATCACCTGCCAGAGCAGGCTTTCTACATGGTCGGCACCATTGACGAAGCGTTTGAAAAAGCGAAAAAAGTTTAA
- a CDS encoding YheT family hydrolase produces the protein MNYSAPWWLPGGNLQTIWAALHSRRFLGPPPQFRRERWTTPDSDFVDVDWLVSNAPTLPALGGLLLSEGAGPAGGGPALWPSPPIPASASIPMQEAVSAGATQFSAEPRPARPRELHAVKSVEAPLLVVFHGLEGSSASHYAEAFADVARSHGWACAVPHFRGCSGELNLAPRAYHSGDFAEIDWILRRFAQRHAGPVVAVGISLGGNALMRWAGEWGADARQVVAGIASVCSPLDLAASGWAIGRGFNRQVYARMFLKTMVPKALKKLEQHPGLFDREKLLAARDLYAFDNVFTAPLHGFSNTEDYWARASAKPHLYKIGVPALVLNALNDPFIPVSSLPQAADVSGHITLWQPAEGGHVGFPSTPFPGHVRVMPEAVAAFLAAQL, from the coding sequence ATGAATTACTCAGCGCCCTGGTGGCTTCCAGGCGGCAATCTCCAGACCATCTGGGCCGCGTTGCATTCGCGCCGCTTCCTGGGACCGCCGCCGCAGTTTCGCCGCGAGCGCTGGACCACGCCCGATAGCGATTTTGTGGATGTGGACTGGCTGGTGAGTAATGCCCCCACGCTCCCCGCTTTGGGTGGTTTGCTGCTCTCCGAGGGCGCTGGCCCTGCTGGGGGCGGCCCGGCGCTGTGGCCGTCCCCGCCGATACCTGCGAGTGCAAGCATCCCGATGCAAGAGGCGGTGAGCGCAGGCGCAACACAATTTTCCGCCGAGCCGCGGCCTGCAAGGCCTCGCGAATTACACGCAGTGAAGAGCGTGGAGGCTCCACTGCTGGTCGTGTTTCACGGCCTGGAGGGTTCTTCGGCCAGCCACTATGCCGAGGCCTTTGCCGATGTGGCCCGCAGCCACGGATGGGCTTGCGCCGTGCCGCATTTTCGCGGTTGCTCGGGTGAGCTCAACCTGGCGCCGCGCGCCTACCACTCGGGCGACTTTGCCGAGATCGACTGGATACTCAGGCGCTTTGCGCAGCGGCATGCCGGGCCGGTGGTGGCCGTGGGCATCTCGCTGGGCGGCAATGCCCTGATGCGCTGGGCGGGTGAGTGGGGCGCCGACGCCCGCCAGGTCGTCGCGGGCATCGCCTCCGTCTGCTCGCCGCTGGATCTGGCGGCCAGCGGCTGGGCCATTGGCCGGGGTTTCAACCGTCAGGTGTACGCCCGCATGTTCCTCAAAACCATGGTGCCCAAGGCGCTGAAAAAGCTGGAGCAGCATCCGGGGCTTTTTGACCGCGAGAAATTGCTGGCGGCCCGCGACCTCTACGCTTTTGACAATGTGTTCACCGCGCCGCTCCACGGGTTCAGTAACACGGAAGACTACTGGGCGCGCGCCTCGGCCAAGCCACACCTGTACAAGATCGGGGTGCCGGCGTTGGTGTTGAATGCGCTGAACGACCCTTTCATTCCCGTCAGCAGCCTGCCGCAGGCTGCAGATGTGAGCGGCCACATCACCCTCTGGCAGCCTGCGGAGGGCGGCCATGTGGGCTTCCCCTCGACGCCATTTCCCGGCCATGTGCGCGTCATGCCGGAGGCGGTCGCCGCTTTTCTGGCTGCGCAGCTTTGA
- a CDS encoding YybH family protein: MSKPKVPPATTGNADDIEAAFYEALQSGDIEKLMACWGDEDEIICVHPGGARLVGAAAIRATFDAMFSNGSIQAHAIKVRKLETMSASVHSVLERIDVLTNEGPRHAYVIATNVYHKTAQGWRLVAHHASPGTPREMQEVSDIPPVLH; this comes from the coding sequence ATGTCCAAACCCAAAGTCCCACCCGCCACTACCGGTAACGCCGACGACATCGAGGCTGCTTTTTACGAAGCATTGCAAAGCGGGGACATCGAAAAGCTCATGGCCTGCTGGGGTGATGAAGACGAGATCATTTGTGTACACCCCGGCGGCGCGCGGCTGGTAGGCGCTGCCGCCATACGCGCCACGTTTGATGCCATGTTCTCCAACGGCAGCATTCAGGCCCACGCCATCAAGGTGCGCAAGCTGGAAACCATGAGCGCCAGCGTGCACAGCGTGCTCGAGCGCATTGATGTGCTGACCAACGAAGGCCCGCGCCACGCCTACGTGATTGCTACGAACGTGTATCACAAGACCGCGCAAGGCTGGCGCCTGGTCGCTCACCATGCCAGCCCGGGTACTCCGCGCGAAATGCAGGAAGTCTCTGACATCCCGCCCGTTCTTCATTGA
- a CDS encoding F0F1 ATP synthase subunit B, which produces MSINATLFVQAIVFAILVWFTMKFVWPPIMKALDERAQKIADGLAAADKAKSELSVANKRVEEELAKSRGESAVRLAEAERRAQALIEEAKAKATEEGSKIIAAAKVEAEQQTVKARETLREQVAALAVKGAEQILRKEVNAGVHADLLGRLKTEL; this is translated from the coding sequence GTGAGTATTAATGCAACCCTGTTCGTCCAGGCGATCGTTTTCGCGATCCTGGTGTGGTTCACAATGAAATTTGTGTGGCCACCCATTATGAAAGCGCTGGACGAGCGTGCCCAAAAAATCGCTGACGGCCTCGCCGCTGCCGACAAGGCCAAATCCGAACTCTCCGTTGCCAACAAGCGCGTCGAAGAAGAGCTGGCCAAATCGCGTGGCGAATCGGCGGTGCGCCTGGCTGAGGCCGAGCGCCGTGCCCAGGCCCTGATCGAAGAAGCCAAAGCCAAGGCGACCGAAGAGGGCAGCAAGATCATTGCCGCCGCCAAGGTCGAAGCCGAGCAGCAAACCGTCAAGGCCCGCGAGACCCTGCGCGAGCAGGTGGCCGCACTGGCCGTCAAGGGTGCCGAGCAGATTCTGCGCAAGGAAGTCAATGCCGGCGTGCATGCTGACTTGCTGGGCCGCCTGAAGACCGAACTTTAA